The following DNA comes from Ornithobacterium rhinotracheale DSM 15997.
GCGATTAATTTAGTTAGGTTTAATTTTCCTGTTAAAAGGAAATCTCCTATCGTTACTAAATCTTCAGGTTTCACCACCCAAATTCTTTCACCTTTATTGATTGGGTCTACTTTTGCGATTTGTGTAGAAACATTCCCCACTGGGTGTGGTCCATAAGCCTTGTGCAATTCCACCCCGTTCAATTTAGAGAACGCAGAAGCGCCACTATCTTTCCCAATGGTTAAATGAATTTTTCCCGAAGTTAATTTTCCGAGTGCATCGATAGCTGCTTGCAATTCTCTCTCCTTACCTTCCACTAGGTAATCGGCATCTGGTGCCAAGGGTGCTGAGTTGTACCCCGAGATAAAAATTGCTTTTGGCGTTTCTTCTGGATTTGCAATCACATCATAGGGACGCTGTTTTACAAATGGCCAACAACCACCTTCTAGCAATCGTTGTTTTACTTCCTCTGCGGTAGCCTTGCTCAAATCTAGCGGAGTAAATTCTAAGCTAGTATTTGCCCCATCTGGTTCAACTACAATAGCTAAAATTTTTCTTTTTTCGCCTCTTCTCACTTCTTTTACTGTACCACTCACGGGCGATGGGAACAAAATTTTATCATCCATTTTGGAATGAAAAACTGCTTCTCCAGCCTTCACTTGATCGCCCTCTCGCTTGATCAAACGAGGGATAATCCCGTGAAAATCATCAGGTACAATGGCATACTCTTTCGATTCGGCTGCTTCCGATACAATCTTGTCGGCTTCGCCCACAAGTTTAATATCTAAACCTTTACTAATGCGTATGTCTTTGGACATAAAATAAATTTTTCTTTTTTAAACAGCCACAAAAATATAAATTTGCATAGCAAACTGCAAGATTTTTACTATACTTAATTTTTTAAATAAGATTAAAACATCTTATTTTTATTAATTCTAAATAATATTTTTTTTACGCCCGTTATGAGAATTTTAATGATAATCATTTGTCTTTTAGTTCAAAACGCCACAGCTTGGGCGCAACTAAAGACAATTCAACTCTTTAATCCCCAAACAAATGACCACACTCCCGTGGTGAAAATAGGAGAAAATCTGATTTTTTCTTTCGATGATTTAAACCAAAATTATCAAAACTACGATTATAAAATTGTTCGCTACAACCGAAATTGGGAACCAAGTGCTGCCTTTGTTTCTGAATTTTTGGAAGGAGCGCAACGCAATCGTTTTAGAAACTACAAAAGCTCCTTCAACACGCGAGTGAATTATATGCACTACGAAGTCAAATTTCCAAATGCCGATTTCAGTTTTAAACTGTCTGGAAATTACGGCATTCAACTGCTGAAATCTGGCAGCAATGAGGTGTTGGCAGAAAAGCGTTTCTATGTAGTGCAACCGCTTGCAGATGTGGGCGTTTCGATAGAGCGAATCAACAATAACAAAGCTAAAAACCAGCGTATGGCAGTGGTGGTAAATAGCCCTTCGCTAGACTTTTTTAAGTCTAATGACTACGACTTATTTATCATGCAAAACAACAATCCCAAAGCGAGCAAAACATTGGGCAATCCCACTTTTACGCAATCGCACCAATTAATCTATAAATCTTTTGACACTAATTTTGCAGGCGGTGCTGAGTTCGAATTTTTTGACACCAAAAATATAGACATCGCGGGCATGACGACTCAAAATATTTTAAGAGATCGTGTATATAATGTATTCTTGTACCGAGTTTCCTATCCCGAGCATCGGGTTTACGAAGATCAGCCAGATCTAGATGGCGATTATTATATTAGAAACATGGCAACAACGCCACAAAATTCAGCTTTTGAGGCAGATTATGCCGAAATCCATTTTTTTCTCGAAGATTTTGAACCCAAAGGGCAAGAAAATGTGTGCGTGGTAGGAGCCTTTAACGATTTTTCTTGCACAGATGATTCGGTATTGCACTTTAATTCTGAATTTGATGTTTGGGAAACCAAGATTTTGCTTAAACAGGGCTATTACAATTATAGTTTTGCTACCCGAAACGAAGACCAACAAATGGACTACGCTAGCGTTACGGGGTCTTTCTGGGAAACTGAAAATAAATACAGTGCCCTGCTCTACATCAAACCCTGGGGGCAACGCTACGATTTGCTTGTGGGCTATGGCGAGGGATATTCCAAGCCTCCTTATAAATAGGACTTAGTATAACCGAGCTAAATAATCAAAATGAGAGCCATCTGCAATTTTTTCGCATTGTAGTTTGGCTTTTTTTGCGGCTTGTTGCAACTTATCATAAGACAGATACAACCAGTCTAATTCCTCGGTTTCTCCGTTATAGTTTATAGTGAATTCCACTTCGCCATAGTACTTTTCGGCTTGCGGAACTACAAATTCTCCCTCTTCGTTTTCAAACAGATAAATTAAGTCTGAAGAATCCACCAAGATTTGCCCCTCTGGGGCTAAAAGCGTTTTTAAATGTTTTAAAAAAGGCAGCAAATTCGATAATTTCCCACAAATTCCCGTGCCGTTCATCAGCAACAAAATCGTGTCGTATTTTCCTTGGCACAACATCACATCTTGCACGCGGGCATGTGCAATTCCGCGCGCTTGGCACACCGAAATGGCTTCGGGCGAAACATCTATTGCCTCTACACGCTCCACACTCGGCACATTTTGCAAATACATGGCATGCGCCCCTGCTCCACAGCCCACATCTAGCACTTTGCCATAAGCCAACTCCAGAGCGGCTTGTTCCAGCGGAGGCATTTCTTCGATTTCTCTAAAGAAATAATCTACTGGAAACTCCTCTGCATCAATCAGATTGGTCCGAGTAAACACCTTGGTTTTTAAATCATTTTCAAAATAATCTTTCATGGCTATGCCTAATAAATGCTGCATGTTTCAATCAAGTTTAGGGCGACAAAGATACAAAGCTTTTAGTTTAATGCCTCTTTGGGGCAAATTATCTAGCCAAGAATGTTTACTTTTGCATAGTGTAAGAGCCTTAGCCTTAAAATTATATCCAAATGAATATTTTAAACCTACAAGATAAGCACCCTGCCGATATTGCCGAGCAATTGGCTTCGCTAGATCCTAAAAGTAGAGATGTTTCTTTCCTGTTTCTTTCTAGCGAAAAGAAATCGGAAGTTTTCCCCTACTTTGATACCGAGTTGCAACAGGAAATCATAAAATCGCTGGGCGACAAAGACATTGCCGAGGTGATGAACAATCTAGAGCCCGATGACAGAACGGCTATTTTTGAAAGCTTTCCAGATGATTTAATCAAGCATTTAGTCAATCTTCTGGATAATAGCGAAAAGGAGACTGCCTTAAACCTAATTGGCTACCCCAAGGATTCGATCGCTAGGCTTATGACACCACAGTATGTGCAAGCACGCCCCAACTGGACGGTGGGCGAAACATTGCAACACATTAAAAAACATGGCAAAAACGCAGAAACGCTAAGTTTTATCTATATCGTAAATAAAAAAAATGAGCTGATAGACGACCTAAAAATAGGGCAACTCCTGATGGCTGAAAACGACATGCCTCTTAAAAACCTGATGGACAATAATTTTGTGAGCATTCCTGCCATGACTTCCATCGAAGATGCTTTTGCTTCTTTTGAAAAATACGACCGCTCGGCACTCCCCATTATTACCGATGCTGGGGTGCTGGTGGGCATTGTAACTTTTGACGATATTCTAGACAAAATCAAGGAACGAGACACCGAGGATATTCAAAAATTTGGGGGTGTTGAGGGGCTTGAGCTTTCCTACACCCAGACCTCGCTTTTGGAACTCGTGCGCAAACGCGCGGGCTGGCTCATCATTCTATTTTTAAGTGAAATGCTCACGGCATCTGCCATGGGCTATTTTGACGACGAAATCGAAAAAGCCGTGGTACTTGCGCTTTTTGTGC
Coding sequences within:
- a CDS encoding Na(+)-translocating NADH-quinone reductase subunit A — encoded protein: MSKDIRISKGLDIKLVGEADKIVSEAAESKEYAIVPDDFHGIIPRLIKREGDQVKAGEAVFHSKMDDKILFPSPVSGTVKEVRRGEKRKILAIVVEPDGANTSLEFTPLDLSKATAEEVKQRLLEGGCWPFVKQRPYDVIANPEETPKAIFISGYNSAPLAPDADYLVEGKERELQAAIDALGKLTSGKIHLTIGKDSGASAFSKLNGVELHKAYGPHPVGNVSTQIAKVDPINKGERIWVVKPEDLVTIGDFLLTGKLNLTKLIAVNGGQVENPKYVRAKAGAKLEDVLAQVTIKGDNNRIIKGNPISGEKATAQDYVGAYTNQVVILEEGNDYDFFGWALPRANKFSVLRANMFSFLSPNKKYNLSTNTNGEQRAFVLTGEYEKVFPLDIYPMQLLKSCLYKDLDEMEALGIYEVAPEDFALTEFICVSKIPHQQIIREGLDVMNKEVG
- a CDS encoding type IX secretion system plug protein — its product is MIIICLLVQNATAWAQLKTIQLFNPQTNDHTPVVKIGENLIFSFDDLNQNYQNYDYKIVRYNRNWEPSAAFVSEFLEGAQRNRFRNYKSSFNTRVNYMHYEVKFPNADFSFKLSGNYGIQLLKSGSNEVLAEKRFYVVQPLADVGVSIERINNNKAKNQRMAVVVNSPSLDFFKSNDYDLFIMQNNNPKASKTLGNPTFTQSHQLIYKSFDTNFAGGAEFEFFDTKNIDIAGMTTQNILRDRVYNVFLYRVSYPEHRVYEDQPDLDGDYYIRNMATTPQNSAFEADYAEIHFFLEDFEPKGQENVCVVGAFNDFSCTDDSVLHFNSEFDVWETKILLKQGYYNYSFATRNEDQQMDYASVTGSFWETENKYSALLYIKPWGQRYDLLVGYGEGYSKPPYK
- a CDS encoding class I SAM-dependent methyltransferase; the protein is MQHLLGIAMKDYFENDLKTKVFTRTNLIDAEEFPVDYFFREIEEMPPLEQAALELAYGKVLDVGCGAGAHAMYLQNVPSVERVEAIDVSPEAISVCQARGIAHARVQDVMLCQGKYDTILLLMNGTGICGKLSNLLPFLKHLKTLLAPEGQILVDSSDLIYLFENEEGEFVVPQAEKYYGEVEFTINYNGETEELDWLYLSYDKLQQAAKKAKLQCEKIADGSHFDYLARLY
- the mgtE gene encoding magnesium transporter → MNILNLQDKHPADIAEQLASLDPKSRDVSFLFLSSEKKSEVFPYFDTELQQEIIKSLGDKDIAEVMNNLEPDDRTAIFESFPDDLIKHLVNLLDNSEKETALNLIGYPKDSIARLMTPQYVQARPNWTVGETLQHIKKHGKNAETLSFIYIVNKKNELIDDLKIGQLLMAENDMPLKNLMDNNFVSIPAMTSIEDAFASFEKYDRSALPIITDAGVLVGIVTFDDILDKIKERDTEDIQKFGGVEGLELSYTQTSLLELVRKRAGWLIILFLSEMLTASAMGYFDDEIEKAVVLALFVPLIISSGGNSGSQAASLIIRAMALQELKLKDWWYVMKKEILSGLMLGFILAIIGFARIFIWQKTGIYDYGTYWLWVAISVSVSLLFIVLWGTLSGSLIPFILRRVGLDPATASAPFVATLVDVTGLIIYFSVSALFLSGKLL